In the Candidatus Electrothrix sp. GW3-4 genome, one interval contains:
- a CDS encoding ATP-binding protein has translation MNLEHAYTIAHAAFHRYPLFWWGGLGGFFFIIFCLLLRNNSRRQKDMQQQAVVLAEIKKEKALFHQAVEGVPAPLFITDPAGCIQYSNQAAQRESGYTEDELLGQPASLLLPETPAEQQRLQAKKKDGTEYPATVTMSDLHDRQGDLLGTLFILKDLSVGQQAEKEQAGAKKKLTERLQKARRLETIGLIAGEVAHDLNNILASILHYPEQILRALPETSPLRPPLISLSRSGRQAVVLVTDLLSAAKAGSAVKEITDLNTLTGNTLAEKENQDFFTGQPGISLHTRLCPEPLFVSCSPSHIRQCLHNLLLNGCESIKAGDRVGTITVSVDSRYLPVLPPTAPPVSLPGEYAILSVADTGPSMSPADRARIFEPFYSKKILKRGGSGIALAVLRNIMEEHDGWIELPMESEADVGSTGQTSRPSNRFDLYFPLRPVQHISSGRESSNSNKELPGQGQRLLFIEKDKEQQERAIEFLTTIGYKAMAVTDSTGALSYLNRNRVDLVILDLVADQRMEGVELYEQLCFLHPSQKALIICASSEDRSVKEIQQRGEVELLRAPFTQEQLQEAVAKGLSPPLRTQG, from the coding sequence ATGAACCTTGAACATGCGTACACCATAGCCCATGCCGCCTTTCACCGTTATCCGTTGTTCTGGTGGGGCGGCCTGGGCGGATTTTTTTTTATCATCTTTTGTCTCCTGCTCCGCAATAACAGCAGGAGACAAAAGGACATGCAGCAACAAGCTGTTGTCCTAGCCGAGATAAAGAAGGAAAAGGCCCTTTTTCATCAGGCAGTAGAGGGGGTGCCTGCCCCCCTCTTTATCACGGATCCAGCAGGATGCATTCAGTATAGTAATCAAGCTGCTCAAAGAGAATCTGGATATACAGAGGACGAGTTGCTCGGTCAGCCAGCCAGTCTTCTCCTGCCAGAGACACCAGCTGAGCAGCAAAGGCTGCAGGCGAAAAAAAAAGACGGCACCGAGTATCCAGCGACCGTCACGATGAGCGACCTCCATGACCGGCAAGGAGACCTCCTCGGCACCCTCTTCATCCTCAAGGATCTGAGCGTAGGTCAACAGGCAGAAAAGGAACAGGCTGGAGCGAAGAAAAAACTCACCGAGCGCCTCCAGAAGGCCCGAAGGCTTGAGACCATTGGTCTGATAGCCGGAGAGGTGGCCCACGATCTTAATAATATCCTCGCCAGTATCCTCCATTATCCCGAGCAAATCTTACGCGCTCTGCCTGAAACCAGTCCCTTACGTCCTCCTCTTATCTCCCTCAGCCGTTCCGGACGCCAGGCGGTCGTTTTGGTGACAGACCTGCTCAGCGCGGCCAAGGCTGGCTCTGCGGTCAAAGAGATCACAGACCTCAATACATTGACAGGGAACACACTGGCAGAAAAGGAGAACCAGGATTTCTTTACAGGGCAACCAGGGATCAGTCTCCACACCCGCCTTTGTCCTGAACCGCTTTTTGTCAGCTGCTCTCCTTCCCATATCCGCCAATGCCTCCATAACCTGCTGCTTAACGGCTGTGAAAGCATAAAAGCCGGGGATAGGGTGGGGACAATCACGGTTTCTGTGGACAGCAGATATCTTCCTGTGCTACCGCCTACGGCTCCTCCTGTCAGTCTGCCAGGAGAATATGCCATCCTCTCTGTGGCAGACACAGGGCCCAGCATGTCTCCTGCTGATCGCGCCCGTATCTTTGAGCCTTTTTACAGCAAGAAGATCCTCAAACGGGGGGGAAGCGGAATTGCCCTGGCAGTGCTCCGCAATATCATGGAAGAACATGATGGTTGGATCGAACTCCCCATGGAGAGCGAAGCCGACGTAGGCAGCACAGGTCAGACCAGTCGCCCAAGCAATCGCTTTGATCTCTATTTCCCGCTCCGGCCTGTGCAGCATATCTCCTCTGGCAGAGAAAGCAGCAATAGCAATAAAGAGCTACCAGGACAAGGGCAGCGTCTTCTGTTTATTGAGAAGGACAAAGAACAACAGGAGAGAGCTATCGAATTCCTTACTACTATAGGCTACAAGGCCATGGCCGTGACCGACAGCACCGGGGCCCTCTCCTATCTCAACAGAAATCGGGTGGATCTGGTTATCCTGGACCTGGTGGCAGACCAACGTATGGAAGGTGTGGAGCTGTATGAACAGCTCTGTTTCCTTCATCCCTCGCAAAAGGCTCTCATCATCTGCGCAAGTTCAGAGGACAGATCTGTCAAAGAGATCCAGCAACGTGGTGAGGTGGAACTCCTTCGGGCCCCGTTTACGCAAGAACAGCTGCAAGAGGCGGTAGCAAAAGGACTCTCTCCTCCTCTCAGGACTCAGGGATAA
- a CDS encoding DEAD/DEAH box helicase gives MITFTDIGINDEILQAVSAQGFTEPTPVQAKVIPLMLEQEVDIVSLAQTGTGKTAAFGLPLVQLIDPKEKRTQGLVLCPTRELCMQVSRDLENFSRFIKGLRVLAIYGGASIEQQMRELRKGVQIIVATPGRLRDLIKRGKVDISAVRYAVFDEADEMLQMGFQDELNAILAETPEDKNTLLFSATMSREVANIASRYMSNPVEITMGRKNSGAENVTHEYYLINGRDRYPALKRIVDNNPDNYSIIFCRTRRDTQEVADKLIQDGYRADSLHGELSQAQRDLVMDKFRKKHLQLLVATDVAARGLDVNDLTHVINYSLPDDIAAYTHRSGRTGRAGSSGTSIALVDMRERHRIKHIENKINKKFEKATIPTGKEVCTTQLRSLMEVISTTEVEHDQIDPLYAEIEQQLEHLSREELIKKFVSLEFNRFLQYYKDAPDLNQQVSGKDRRNGFQKDTGRNQNGKAFTRFHLNVGRRNGVLPENLISMINAAPGGGRIKVGKIEIMRNTATIEGDSRFIPQILGAFQHFQVNGKPVTAKVLQAPSGGRGRRDSSNSSMGKSRKPWKGRRPRS, from the coding sequence ATGATCACATTTACAGACATCGGCATCAATGACGAAATCCTTCAGGCTGTTTCCGCACAGGGCTTTACAGAACCAACCCCGGTGCAGGCCAAGGTTATCCCGCTGATGCTGGAGCAGGAGGTCGATATCGTCAGCCTCGCCCAAACCGGAACCGGCAAGACCGCAGCTTTTGGCTTGCCGTTGGTCCAGCTGATTGACCCAAAGGAGAAACGAACTCAAGGCCTGGTTCTCTGCCCAACCCGGGAACTCTGCATGCAGGTATCAAGGGATCTGGAAAATTTTTCTCGTTTCATTAAAGGGCTCCGAGTTTTGGCGATCTATGGGGGGGCCAGCATTGAACAACAGATGCGCGAACTCCGTAAAGGTGTGCAGATTATCGTTGCCACCCCAGGGCGCCTGCGAGACCTGATTAAACGGGGCAAAGTGGATATCTCCGCTGTCCGCTATGCAGTCTTTGACGAGGCCGATGAAATGTTGCAAATGGGTTTTCAGGATGAGCTCAACGCCATTCTGGCAGAGACCCCGGAAGATAAAAATACCCTGTTGTTCTCCGCCACCATGTCCAGGGAGGTTGCCAATATCGCCAGCCGATATATGTCCAATCCTGTGGAGATCACCATGGGCCGGAAGAACTCCGGGGCTGAAAATGTAACCCATGAGTATTACCTGATCAACGGTAGAGACCGTTATCCTGCCCTCAAACGGATCGTGGATAATAACCCGGATAACTACTCCATTATTTTTTGTCGCACCAGAAGGGATACCCAGGAAGTGGCAGACAAGCTGATTCAGGACGGCTACCGGGCCGATTCCCTGCATGGTGAATTAAGCCAGGCCCAGCGCGATCTGGTCATGGATAAATTCCGTAAAAAACACCTGCAACTTCTGGTAGCCACTGATGTTGCTGCCCGAGGCCTGGATGTCAATGACCTGACCCATGTTATCAACTACAGCTTGCCCGATGATATTGCCGCCTATACCCATCGCAGCGGCCGGACCGGACGAGCTGGAAGTAGCGGTACCTCTATTGCCCTGGTTGATATGCGGGAGCGCCATCGGATTAAACATATTGAAAACAAGATCAATAAGAAATTTGAAAAGGCAACGATTCCTACGGGCAAAGAGGTCTGTACCACCCAGCTCCGCAGCCTGATGGAGGTTATCAGCACAACCGAGGTGGAGCATGACCAGATTGATCCTCTTTATGCGGAGATTGAGCAACAGCTTGAGCATCTGAGCAGGGAAGAGCTGATTAAAAAATTTGTCTCCTTGGAGTTCAACCGGTTCCTCCAATATTATAAAGATGCACCTGATCTTAATCAGCAGGTCAGCGGCAAAGACCGAAGAAACGGTTTCCAAAAGGACACAGGAAGAAATCAAAATGGAAAGGCCTTTACCCGCTTTCATCTCAATGTGGGACGGCGTAATGGTGTTCTCCCGGAAAACCTGATCAGTATGATTAATGCCGCTCCTGGCGGTGGTCGCATCAAGGTGGGCAAGATAGAGATAATGCGTAACACCGCAACCATTGAGGGAGACAGTCGCTTTATTCCCCAGATACTGGGCGCCTTTCAGCATTTTCAGGTCAACGGAAAGCCTGTTACAGCGAAGGTCCTTCAGGCCCCCAGCGGTGGCAGAGGACGACGCGATAGCAGTAATAGCAGTATGGGCAAATCACGTAAACCTTGGAAGGGCAGGAGACCGAGAAGTTAA
- a CDS encoding IS3 family transposase (programmed frameshift), with the protein MSRKRRVHSAAFKGKVALEALKELKPINVLASQYEIQPNQISTWKKQLKEGVSEMFSKKRGRAKEDSRKAEKRLYEEIGRLKMELDWLKKKVCESYSDPIDLIDSKHKSISIQRQCDLLGISRSRYYYKPAVESELNLKLMRIIDEIYTDCPFYGSRRMVIELERRSFRVNRKRVQRLMRLMGIEAIYPKPKLSQRNIEHKVYPYLLRNILIDRPNQVWSTDITYIPMQSGFMYLTVIIDWYSRYILSWRISNTMDNDFCVEALDEALTHGLPDIFNTDQGVQFTSKQFTQRLTDVDVKISMDGKGRALDNIFVERLWRTVKYENIYLKDYRNGNELYHGLEEYFSFYNTRRPHQSLGYRSPEDIHYCS; encoded by the exons ATGTCACGTAAAAGAAGAGTCCACTCAGCTGCATTTAAAGGAAAAGTTGCACTTGAAGCACTGAAAGAACTAAAGCCGATTAATGTACTGGCCTCCCAGTATGAGATTCAGCCAAACCAGATTAGCACCTGGAAAAAGCAGCTAAAAGAAGGTGTGTCCGAAATGTTCAGCAAAAAACGCGGTAGAGCCAAAGAGGATTCCAGGAAGGCTGAAAAGCGCTTATACGAAGAAATCGGTCGCCTAAAAATGGAGTTGGACTGGCTTAAAAAAAAAGTCTG TGAGTCCTACTCAGATCCCATTGATTTAATTGACTCTAAGCACAAGTCAATCAGCATCCAGAGGCAATGTGACCTATTGGGCATCAGTCGATCCCGCTATTACTACAAGCCTGCGGTCGAGAGCGAATTGAACCTCAAATTGATGCGAATTATCGATGAGATCTACACCGACTGCCCTTTTTACGGAAGCAGACGGATGGTCATCGAACTGGAACGGCGTTCTTTTCGTGTCAACAGAAAGCGGGTTCAACGGTTGATGCGCCTTATGGGGATTGAAGCGATCTACCCGAAACCGAAGTTAAGTCAACGGAATATTGAACATAAGGTTTATCCATACCTTTTGCGGAACATCTTGATTGATCGTCCCAATCAGGTCTGGAGCACAGATATCACGTACATCCCGATGCAGAGCGGTTTCATGTATCTGACGGTAATTATTGACTGGTACAGCCGATACATCCTCAGTTGGCGTATATCCAATACGATGGATAACGATTTTTGTGTCGAAGCTCTTGATGAAGCATTAACTCATGGATTACCCGATATTTTTAATACAGATCAGGGAGTGCAATTCACAAGCAAGCAGTTTACACAACGCCTGACAGATGTTGATGTAAAAATCAGCATGGACGGCAAGGGCCGAGCACTGGATAATATTTTTGTCGAGCGTCTTTGGCGTACAGTAAAGTACGAAAATATCTACCTGAAAGACTATCGAAATGGCAATGAGTTATACCACGGTCTGGAAGAGTATTTTTCGTTTTATAATACCCGACGTCCTCATCAGTCTTTGGGGTACAGATCTCCTGAAGATATTCATTATTGCTCATGA
- the cmoB gene encoding tRNA 5-methoxyuridine(34)/uridine 5-oxyacetic acid(34) synthase CmoB, with the protein MKDTQNDTPPYLKFFPDALQKEVQQVFAEKQAWINQPKKGFLRYREPMESVAHLRASTLDLGGDAVQIGKREDLSDQEHEQVLQVLKGFMPWRKGPFSVFDIDIDTEWQSWRKWNRLLPEMPELKDKVVADIGCNNGYYMFRMAAQAPKFVLGFEPYVHHYYTFKALNSFAGLENLSIDLLGIEHLPLFPTCFDVIFCLGILYHRPSPIDALRDLLTALRPGGSLLLESQAIPGEESVALFPEKTYAKVPGTWFVPTAVCLHNWLQRAGFVKIKCFCSHPMSDQEQRQTEWMVFESYQDFIDKENPEFTIEGYPAPWRVFFRAEKK; encoded by the coding sequence ATGAAGGATACGCAGAACGATACCCCTCCCTACCTTAAATTTTTTCCTGACGCCCTCCAGAAAGAGGTGCAGCAGGTCTTTGCCGAAAAGCAGGCCTGGATCAATCAACCGAAAAAGGGCTTTCTCCGCTACCGCGAGCCCATGGAGAGCGTGGCTCATCTCCGGGCCTCCACCCTTGACCTCGGCGGAGATGCAGTGCAGATCGGCAAACGAGAGGATCTCAGCGACCAGGAACATGAGCAGGTCTTGCAGGTCCTGAAAGGCTTCATGCCTTGGCGCAAGGGGCCCTTTTCTGTCTTTGACATCGACATTGATACTGAATGGCAGAGCTGGCGCAAATGGAACCGCCTCCTGCCGGAGATGCCTGAGCTCAAGGATAAGGTGGTGGCGGATATCGGCTGCAATAATGGCTATTATATGTTCCGGATGGCGGCCCAGGCCCCCAAGTTTGTTCTGGGCTTTGAGCCCTATGTTCATCATTATTACACCTTCAAGGCCCTGAACTCCTTTGCTGGTCTGGAAAACCTCTCCATTGACCTGCTGGGCATAGAACACCTCCCCCTGTTCCCCACCTGCTTTGATGTCATCTTCTGCCTGGGCATCCTCTATCATCGTCCTTCCCCCATTGATGCCCTGCGGGACCTGCTCACGGCCCTGAGGCCGGGGGGGAGCCTGTTGCTGGAATCCCAGGCCATCCCTGGCGAGGAGTCTGTGGCCCTGTTCCCGGAAAAAACCTATGCCAAGGTCCCTGGGACCTGGTTTGTCCCCACAGCGGTCTGCCTCCATAACTGGTTACAGCGGGCGGGTTTTGTCAAGATCAAATGTTTCTGCTCGCACCCTATGAGCGACCAGGAGCAGCGACAGACCGAGTGGATGGTTTTTGAATCCTATCAGGATTTTATTGACAAGGAGAACCCTGAGTTTACAATAGAGGGCTACCCAGCCCCCTGGCGGGTCTTTTTTCGCGCAGAGAAAAAATAA
- a CDS encoding IS66 family transposase gives MHLSREELLKIDKQFIDTLPGKSAKELCLLFLDDLKELHERMGQNSENSSMPPSSNFPWARFDADAQADEEEPDEEQVEATHIELDDSDEESAEHDEDADKSDQQDSPKNIDDRPKGNKPGKQPGATGHGRTQKLPVHDTIIHKAGTCSACNLELDETCDFTARTGHYVVDIEVGDATGPGIEVINTKHIYGDTTCGGCGHVNRLMPHRLEKNEDWGVEISQWHMVGPKLTALIVCLSKRMRLSRRRIREFLQDWLRLDLGIGTINQCIHEAGRAASPLSDEFLEEVRESLILFVDETSWKEWAEKRWLWVFTSLKVTFYIIGLRSQKVLDYVLGQTFKGVLMSDGYKAYRKFLNRLRCWAHLLRKTKGLKQSLSDDPRTFGTEAHAVLTELMDVIYKAREGPPTDLLPIYREFLAEFKACCMRYRDSDHKKTRELAREFLNDWDTIFHVLSNPTWPLTNNEAEQALRHWVIARKLSHGTRNGQGSHVFAILASVIDTCRKRNACPWKYLAEVITARRQGLDVPPLPLAA, from the coding sequence ATGCACCTGTCCAGAGAAGAGTTGCTAAAAATAGATAAGCAGTTTATTGACACCTTGCCCGGTAAGAGTGCAAAGGAGCTGTGCCTGCTCTTTCTTGATGACCTCAAAGAACTTCATGAACGGATGGGTCAAAATTCCGAAAACAGCTCCATGCCTCCCAGCTCAAATTTCCCCTGGGCCCGGTTTGATGCCGACGCTCAAGCCGACGAGGAGGAACCGGATGAAGAGCAAGTCGAAGCCACGCACATAGAACTCGACGATTCTGACGAGGAGTCCGCCGAGCATGATGAAGATGCGGACAAGTCCGACCAGCAGGATTCCCCCAAAAATATTGATGATCGCCCCAAGGGCAACAAACCCGGCAAGCAACCCGGTGCCACCGGGCATGGTCGAACGCAAAAACTTCCCGTACACGACACCATCATTCACAAAGCAGGCACCTGCTCGGCTTGTAACCTTGAGCTGGACGAAACATGCGACTTCACCGCTCGCACCGGTCATTATGTCGTTGATATTGAGGTGGGCGATGCCACCGGTCCGGGAATAGAGGTGATCAACACCAAGCATATCTACGGAGACACGACGTGCGGCGGCTGTGGTCATGTCAATCGGCTTATGCCCCATCGTCTCGAAAAAAACGAAGACTGGGGGGTTGAAATAAGCCAATGGCACATGGTCGGCCCAAAATTGACCGCTCTGATCGTGTGCCTCTCCAAGCGCATGCGCCTTTCCCGCCGCCGCATCCGGGAATTTTTGCAAGATTGGCTGCGATTGGATTTGGGCATCGGCACGATCAATCAATGTATCCATGAAGCTGGCCGCGCCGCTTCTCCCCTTAGCGATGAGTTTCTTGAGGAGGTGCGTGAATCACTGATCCTGTTCGTGGATGAGACATCCTGGAAGGAGTGGGCCGAAAAACGATGGTTATGGGTCTTTACCTCGCTGAAAGTCACCTTTTACATCATTGGCCTTCGCAGCCAAAAAGTACTTGATTATGTGCTCGGCCAAACCTTTAAGGGGGTGCTGATGAGCGACGGCTACAAGGCCTATCGTAAGTTCCTCAACAGGCTCCGCTGCTGGGCGCATTTACTGCGCAAGACAAAAGGCTTGAAACAGAGCCTGAGCGATGATCCCCGCACATTCGGCACCGAGGCCCATGCGGTGCTCACCGAGTTGATGGATGTAATTTACAAGGCTCGCGAGGGACCACCCACGGATCTTTTGCCAATATACAGAGAATTTCTGGCCGAATTTAAGGCGTGCTGCATGAGATATCGCGATTCAGACCATAAAAAAACACGCGAGCTGGCCAGAGAATTTCTCAACGACTGGGACACGATTTTTCATGTGTTGTCGAATCCGACGTGGCCCCTGACCAATAATGAGGCGGAGCAAGCGTTACGTCATTGGGTTATTGCGCGCAAATTAAGCCACGGTACCCGTAATGGTCAAGGTAGTCATGTGTTCGCCATACTTGCGAGCGTGATTGATACGTGTAGGAAGCGCAACGCCTGTCCGTGGAAATATCTCGCCGAGGTTATCACGGCTCGGCGTCAGGGGCTGGATGTACCTCCTCTGCCTCTTGCTGCGTAA
- the waaF gene encoding lipopolysaccharide heptosyltransferase II translates to MPPIPKNARNILIRSTNWIGDAIMTTPAVRSIRHNFSEARITLLALPWVADVFRACPYIDQIFIYDKQGRHQGLGGKLRLANELRQQNYDLTILLQNAFEAALITFLARIPVRGGYTTDGRGLLLTHGVRKDPEIKTKHQVHYYQEMIEGLGLRRSENSLELFLDPPARQEADALLREAQQGAEGPIIGLNPGAAYGPAKCWPPTKYAELAGRLSQATGALIVIFGTAADQEAATEISAAAGERVLDLTGRTTLAQALACIARCSVFVTNDSGLMHVAAALNTPLVAVFGSTDHIATGPYSEKATIVRQPVDCSPCMQTHCPKGHFQCMEAITVEEVEQAAQLMLRD, encoded by the coding sequence ATGCCCCCTATCCCCAAAAACGCCCGCAACATCCTTATCCGCTCCACCAATTGGATCGGCGACGCCATCATGACCACCCCGGCTGTGCGCAGCATCCGCCATAACTTCTCCGAGGCCCGGATCACCCTGCTGGCCCTGCCCTGGGTCGCAGATGTCTTCAGGGCCTGCCCCTATATCGACCAGATCTTCATCTATGATAAGCAGGGACGGCACCAGGGACTGGGAGGCAAACTGCGCCTGGCTAATGAGCTACGCCAGCAAAACTACGACCTCACCATCCTTCTGCAAAACGCCTTTGAGGCAGCCCTGATCACCTTTTTGGCCCGCATTCCGGTGCGGGGCGGCTATACCACCGACGGCCGGGGCCTGCTCCTCACCCACGGGGTGCGCAAAGACCCGGAGATCAAGACCAAGCATCAGGTCCATTATTATCAGGAGATGATCGAAGGGCTGGGACTCCGGCGCAGTGAAAATAGCCTGGAGCTGTTTCTTGATCCTCCTGCCAGGCAAGAGGCAGATGCCCTGCTCAGGGAGGCCCAGCAGGGCGCGGAGGGGCCCATCATCGGCCTCAATCCAGGGGCCGCCTATGGCCCGGCCAAATGCTGGCCCCCCACCAAATACGCTGAACTGGCTGGCAGGCTCTCTCAAGCAACCGGGGCCCTGATTGTTATCTTCGGAACCGCTGCTGATCAGGAGGCTGCGACTGAGATCAGCGCTGCGGCTGGTGAACGGGTCCTGGACCTGACCGGCCGGACCACCCTGGCCCAGGCCTTAGCCTGTATTGCCCGCTGTTCGGTCTTTGTCACCAACGACTCCGGCCTTATGCATGTGGCTGCGGCCCTCAATACCCCGCTGGTGGCCGTGTTCGGCTCCACCGATCACATCGCCACTGGTCCCTATTCTGAAAAGGCAACCATTGTCCGCCAACCTGTGGACTGTAGTCCCTGCATGCAGACCCATTGCCCCAAGGGCCATTTCCAGTGCATGGAAGCCATCACGGTGGAGGAAGTGGAACAGGCGGCGCAACTAATGCTCCGTGATTAA
- a CDS encoding D-alanine--D-alanine ligase, with protein MNKIRLALIAGGTSGEREVSLKGATEVEQALSKEKYEVVRYDAATDLARLAADARQLDAAFILLHGIHGEDGTVQGMLELLGIPYQGAGVLGSALAMDKNLAKTMYRLHGLPVAAWEMASKEHITDPAPLLAQLSLPVVVKPIRQGSSLGMSVVRTAEQLSPALATAFEHDSQVMVEEFIQGREITVGVLGNEELMPLPLVEVIPAAKYEFFDYEAKYQPGATQEVCPAEVDDSIRDRAQQYGIKAHQALQLRGYSRTDMIVRENEIFLLETNTIPGMTPTSLLPQAAAQAGLDFPALLDRLIGLAME; from the coding sequence ATGAACAAAATACGACTGGCCCTGATCGCTGGAGGCACCTCCGGTGAACGAGAGGTCTCCCTGAAAGGCGCCACAGAAGTAGAGCAGGCATTAAGCAAAGAAAAATATGAGGTGGTACGCTACGATGCGGCCACAGATCTGGCCCGTTTGGCCGCTGATGCACGACAGTTGGATGCCGCCTTCATCCTCCTGCACGGCATCCACGGTGAGGATGGGACAGTTCAGGGCATGCTGGAGCTGCTGGGCATCCCCTACCAGGGAGCCGGGGTGCTGGGCAGTGCCCTGGCAATGGATAAAAACCTGGCCAAGACCATGTATCGCCTGCACGGTCTGCCGGTTGCTGCCTGGGAAATGGCCAGCAAGGAGCATATCACCGACCCTGCCCCCTTGCTGGCCCAACTCTCCCTGCCCGTGGTGGTCAAACCTATCCGCCAGGGCTCCTCCCTGGGCATGTCCGTTGTCCGAACAGCAGAGCAACTCTCCCCTGCCCTGGCCACTGCCTTTGAGCATGACAGCCAAGTCATGGTGGAGGAGTTCATCCAGGGCCGGGAGATCACGGTAGGCGTGCTCGGTAACGAGGAGCTGATGCCCCTGCCCCTGGTAGAGGTCATCCCGGCTGCGAAATACGAATTCTTTGACTACGAGGCCAAGTACCAACCCGGTGCCACCCAGGAGGTCTGTCCGGCAGAGGTGGACGACAGCATCCGCGATAGGGCCCAGCAGTATGGGATCAAGGCCCATCAGGCCTTGCAGCTGCGGGGCTACAGCCGTACCGACATGATTGTCCGGGAGAATGAGATCTTCCTCCTGGAGACCAACACTATTCCCGGCATGACCCCGACCAGTCTCCTGCCCCAAGCAGCTGCCCAGGCCGGGCTCGACTTTCCGGCCCTGCTGGATCGCTTGATTGGCCTGGCAATGGAATAG
- the grpE gene encoding nucleotide exchange factor GrpE: MAEQGGEKAPDALLREKLIGFQREIAELKRIKQEQKDVAEQREQELLLGLFEVLDAFDNLEKNIQGKEGFLDKTGQRFVQSTRAIQRKLLRLLRSRHVEPLEFPDNKARMEQCRIIATEKDPVRANEEIISVEKKGYLDIAGKRVLRKAEVVTVHNEGPTILSAFSSRNGKNS, encoded by the coding sequence ATGGCGGAACAGGGAGGAGAAAAGGCCCCGGATGCGCTCTTGCGGGAAAAGCTGATCGGGTTTCAGCGGGAGATCGCTGAGCTGAAGCGAATCAAGCAGGAGCAGAAGGACGTAGCTGAACAACGGGAGCAGGAGTTGCTGCTGGGGCTCTTTGAGGTGCTGGATGCCTTTGATAACCTGGAAAAGAATATTCAGGGCAAGGAGGGGTTCCTGGATAAGACCGGGCAGCGTTTTGTCCAGAGCACCCGCGCTATTCAGCGAAAACTCCTGCGTCTGCTCCGATCCCGCCATGTTGAGCCGCTGGAATTTCCAGACAACAAGGCAAGGATGGAGCAGTGTCGGATCATTGCCACTGAAAAGGATCCTGTTCGGGCAAACGAAGAGATTATTTCGGTGGAGAAAAAAGGTTACCTGGATATTGCGGGCAAGCGGGTTCTCCGTAAGGCCGAGGTGGTAACAGTGCATAACGAGGGTCCGACCATACTATCTGCCTTTTCCTCTCGGAACGGCAAGAACTCCTGA